The following are from one region of the Stigmatella ashevillena genome:
- a CDS encoding DNA/RNA non-specific endonuclease, with product MQVRARNAPSPAAPQSPLTVEDTVPSESGSWRRSLEKEVPIAELQKKFGWAEGSWQADLLKAADGASTSPASRRGNGGVSAAEVDRYLAQPEDSRFLTSTAVQQQREALEQRLTGGTRSVDVDAFDTGWQETVARRADQLSGNADGKLSRAELNTFFTDVKQGKVEGTAWMPDQKQAVFESKVAESAGEVDPLRPTGADSGLSLVKEYMRLSMDEAKNVPTFVSYMLSAADIQETPVEVSRDKSHFHRDPELGTAGVVDSDYTGSGFDRGHMKPAEGSPTQEAMDESHLMSNVAPQHPDLNRQAWRTLEDAVNDLVLASGGKAHIITGNLYLNAQGKPLPPEAIDTLGANTRRIAVPTHQFKSVLLELPNGNLSMFAYMVPNVKDAPTTKDGITPFLEASRTSVDALEGLLGQDLYSQLPEALQARLESDASARVSFQQSSRYEAASLLWPQR from the coding sequence ATGCAGGTTCGTGCGAGGAATGCACCCTCCCCCGCGGCGCCCCAGAGCCCCCTGACGGTGGAGGACACGGTTCCCTCCGAGTCTGGGAGCTGGCGCCGCTCGCTCGAGAAGGAGGTGCCCATCGCCGAACTTCAGAAGAAGTTCGGTTGGGCAGAGGGGAGCTGGCAGGCGGATCTGCTGAAGGCGGCGGATGGCGCTTCGACGTCACCCGCGTCACGCCGGGGCAACGGGGGGGTGTCGGCGGCGGAGGTGGACCGTTACCTGGCGCAGCCCGAGGACAGCCGCTTTCTGACTTCGACCGCGGTGCAGCAGCAGCGCGAGGCGCTGGAGCAGCGGTTGACGGGCGGCACCCGGTCCGTGGATGTGGACGCCTTTGACACCGGCTGGCAGGAGACGGTGGCGCGCCGGGCGGATCAGCTCAGTGGGAACGCGGATGGGAAGCTGTCGCGCGCGGAGCTGAACACCTTCTTCACGGACGTGAAGCAGGGGAAGGTGGAGGGCACGGCGTGGATGCCGGATCAGAAGCAGGCCGTGTTCGAGAGCAAGGTGGCGGAGAGCGCAGGCGAGGTGGATCCGCTGCGGCCCACCGGTGCGGACAGCGGCTTGTCGCTGGTGAAGGAGTACATGCGGCTGTCGATGGATGAGGCGAAGAACGTGCCCACCTTCGTGAGCTACATGCTGTCGGCGGCGGACATCCAAGAGACGCCGGTGGAGGTCTCCCGCGACAAGAGCCACTTCCACAGGGACCCGGAGCTGGGGACGGCGGGGGTGGTGGACTCGGACTACACGGGCTCGGGCTTCGACCGGGGACACATGAAGCCGGCGGAGGGCTCGCCCACCCAGGAGGCCATGGACGAGAGCCACCTGATGAGCAACGTGGCGCCCCAGCACCCGGATCTGAACCGGCAGGCGTGGCGCACGCTGGAGGACGCGGTCAATGACCTCGTGCTCGCCTCGGGCGGAAAGGCCCACATCATTACCGGAAATCTGTATTTGAATGCCCAGGGCAAACCGTTACCTCCTGAGGCGATCGACACCCTGGGCGCGAACACGCGCCGCATCGCGGTGCCCACGCATCAATTCAAGTCGGTGTTGCTGGAGCTGCCCAACGGCAACCTGAGCATGTTCGCGTACATGGTGCCCAACGTGAAGGATGCGCCGACGACGAAGGACGGCATCACACCGTTTCTCGAGGCCTCGCGCACCTCGGTGGATGCCCTGGAAGGGCTGTTGGGGCAAGACCTGTACTCGCAGTTGCCTGAAGCCTTGCAGGCGAGGCTGGAGTCGGATGCGTCGGCCCGCGTCTCTTTCCAGCAGTCCAGCCGGTACGAAGCCGCCTCGCTGCTCTGGCCACAAAGATAA
- a CDS encoding gamma-glutamylcyclotransferase: MSGSAPLPWFVFSLTLAPELVLERLQGVPVPELPPGELAEALDVGLVYDVPSPDWGGRVARLVEAPGQRVMGLLRAVPSSEWGQVARLEALLGLATGERPVRVRTASGAVRAARAFSPVDPRNPAPGPVSVAFLVALARAAEHAGLPSHHVERLQAEAHLVQTVQRAQADRVR, from the coding sequence ATGTCCGGCTCCGCCCCGCTTCCCTGGTTCGTGTTCTCCCTGACGTTGGCGCCCGAGCTCGTGCTCGAGCGTCTCCAGGGCGTGCCAGTCCCCGAACTCCCCCCGGGAGAGCTGGCCGAGGCACTGGACGTGGGACTCGTCTACGACGTGCCCTCCCCGGACTGGGGAGGCCGGGTGGCGCGGCTGGTGGAGGCCCCAGGTCAGCGGGTGATGGGGCTGCTGCGCGCGGTGCCCTCCTCGGAGTGGGGCCAGGTGGCGCGGTTGGAGGCGCTGCTGGGGCTGGCCACCGGGGAGCGTCCGGTGCGGGTGCGCACCGCCTCCGGGGCCGTCCGCGCCGCACGGGCCTTCAGCCCCGTCGATCCGAGGAACCCCGCGCCGGGACCGGTGAGCGTGGCCTTCCTCGTGGCGCTGGCCCGGGCCGCGGAGCACGCGGGGCTCCCCTCCCACCATGTGGAGCGGCTCCAGGCGGAGGCGCACCTGGTGCAAACCGTCCAGCGGGCCCAGGCAGACCGGGTCCGCTGA
- a CDS encoding tetratricopeptide repeat protein, whose translation MNVAYGWAKNAVDADPANWKLFARILGERGEFDAAESMLRRQLPVGEDSSKAHAWILRELGRVLHQRGRYKEAEMLLRQSLALLIQAADTHQLQYAASLTELAMVLEKLGRYTEAEELLRRALAIDEEVLGIQHPHRGISLCGLGLVLKWQGRYAEAEDSLRRSLVNLGQSIGQQHPYYADSLHELASVLDRRGHYVEAEDLIRQTLAIRERALGLRHPLYGAALCSLSVLLETQGRYTEAAELVRQSVGIMQHALGSEHPDYGGALHQWAKVLAVQGRYSEAEPLLWQALEIAERALGPRNPQLCVMLANLGFIVTASMRPQEGESFLLRAADIAREAWGLHHPETAQCLGSLAQIQSILRKHEAVSTARQAIDALQDSLGEEHPISKGLLLRLRSMIEREA comes from the coding sequence ATGAATGTGGCTTACGGCTGGGCAAAGAATGCAGTCGATGCTGATCCGGCGAACTGGAAGTTGTTCGCGAGAATCCTTGGCGAGCGAGGGGAGTTTGACGCAGCGGAGTCGATGCTTCGCCGTCAGCTCCCCGTGGGTGAGGATTCCAGTAAGGCTCACGCGTGGATTCTTCGAGAACTAGGCCGAGTTCTTCACCAGCGAGGCCGTTACAAAGAAGCGGAAATGCTCCTGCGGCAGTCGCTTGCGCTTTTGATACAGGCAGCCGACACGCACCAGCTGCAATACGCTGCTTCGCTGACTGAGCTGGCCATGGTGCTAGAAAAACTGGGGCGCTACACCGAAGCTGAGGAACTGCTGCGCAGGGCTCTTGCGATTGATGAAGAAGTACTTGGCATACAACATCCCCATCGTGGCATTTCTCTTTGCGGTTTGGGTTTGGTTCTCAAGTGGCAGGGCCGATATGCTGAGGCCGAGGACTCGTTGCGAAGGTCTCTTGTCAACCTAGGGCAATCCATTGGCCAGCAACATCCCTATTATGCGGATTCGCTTCATGAGCTGGCCTCAGTTCTCGATAGGCGAGGACATTACGTCGAGGCAGAGGATTTGATTCGCCAAACTCTGGCTATTCGTGAGAGAGCACTCGGCTTACGGCACCCACTTTATGGGGCAGCCCTCTGTTCGCTGTCGGTACTGCTCGAAACGCAAGGTCGCTATACAGAGGCGGCGGAACTTGTGCGCCAATCTGTTGGCATCATGCAGCATGCCCTCGGGTCTGAGCACCCTGACTATGGGGGAGCTCTCCATCAGTGGGCCAAGGTGCTTGCGGTTCAGGGCCGGTACAGTGAGGCAGAGCCGTTGCTATGGCAAGCGCTTGAGATCGCGGAGCGGGCTCTTGGCCCTCGAAATCCACAACTCTGTGTCATGTTGGCCAACCTTGGCTTTATCGTGACAGCATCCATGCGCCCGCAGGAGGGAGAGTCATTTCTGCTGCGTGCCGCTGACATCGCTCGTGAAGCTTGGGGATTGCATCACCCTGAGACGGCGCAATGTCTTGGTTCGTTGGCACAAATTCAGTCGATATTGAGGAAGCACGAGGCTGTCTCGACAGCTCGCCAGGCCATAGACGCCTTGCAGGATAGCTTGGGAGAAGAGCATCCTATCTCAAAAGGCTTGCTCCTCAGATTGCGCTCCATGATTGAGCGGGAAGCGTAG
- a CDS encoding KUP/HAK/KT family potassium transporter codes for MEVWQRGRRLLIDHHNARGLELDAFLQEATANNLPRVKGTAVFLSGILHGTPLVLVHHLQHNRMLHEHVVLLTVHTEPVPAMSPSERVSQEPLGPGITRVVARYGYMEHPDVPAVLRQARERGLTYPAEAVTYYVGRVSVRAQRGGGEPRWLKRLYGVMQRNAHPTTDYFRLPSQQVMELGARIDL; via the coding sequence ATGGAGGTCTGGCAGCGGGGACGGCGGCTGCTCATCGACCACCACAACGCCCGAGGCCTGGAATTGGACGCGTTCCTGCAAGAGGCGACCGCGAACAACCTGCCCCGGGTGAAGGGCACGGCGGTCTTTCTGAGCGGCATCCTCCATGGCACGCCGCTGGTGCTTGTGCACCACCTTCAGCACAACCGGATGCTGCACGAACACGTGGTGTTGCTGACGGTGCACACCGAGCCTGTGCCGGCCATGAGCCCGTCCGAGCGCGTGTCCCAGGAGCCGCTGGGCCCTGGCATCACCCGAGTGGTGGCGCGCTATGGCTACATGGAGCATCCAGACGTGCCGGCGGTGTTGCGGCAGGCCCGGGAGCGTGGGCTGACCTATCCGGCCGAGGCGGTCACCTACTATGTGGGACGGGTGAGCGTTCGCGCGCAGCGGGGCGGAGGGGAGCCCCGCTGGCTCAAGCGGCTGTATGGGGTGATGCAACGCAATGCGCATCCCACGACGGACTATTTCCGTCTTCCTTCCCAGCAGGTGATGGAATTGGGCGCCCGGATCGATCTTTAA
- a CDS encoding lytic polysaccharide monooxygenase, producing the protein MTKHVSASLALVSFLSAGASLAHGSMEVPISRVYNCYKEGPESPDSAACAAAIASGGTQAFYDWNGVRRGEANDQHRAQIPDGKLCSANNESFKALDLARSDWPARRIVPGSNGKFEFVYHVTAPHATKYFRFYVTRNGYNPSQPLKWSDLETTPFCEVNSLTPQNSRYRVSCPLPTGKQGRHLIYNIWQRSDSPEAFYACIDVDLGATTLTDTGWKELDTVQAREELPAGSRVTFRVFDRDGRDVELHDLRLSEEKNSAANWLMRLAQQVNASSRYVRVGSLDEKGKILPVEAAQGNIVYAQEEGYRVQIDIEKPTPTEPCSH; encoded by the coding sequence ATGACGAAGCATGTCTCCGCCTCTTTGGCCCTGGTGTCGTTCCTGTCCGCGGGCGCGTCGCTCGCCCACGGGTCCATGGAGGTGCCGATCAGCCGGGTGTACAACTGCTACAAAGAGGGTCCCGAGAGCCCCGACTCCGCTGCCTGCGCGGCGGCGATTGCCTCGGGAGGCACCCAGGCCTTCTACGACTGGAATGGCGTCCGGCGGGGGGAAGCCAATGACCAGCACCGCGCGCAGATTCCTGACGGCAAGCTGTGCAGCGCGAACAACGAATCGTTCAAGGCGTTGGATCTGGCGCGGAGCGACTGGCCGGCGCGGCGCATCGTCCCCGGCTCGAATGGAAAATTCGAGTTTGTCTATCACGTGACGGCGCCTCACGCGACGAAGTACTTCCGGTTCTACGTGACGCGCAACGGCTACAACCCGTCCCAGCCGCTCAAGTGGTCGGACTTGGAGACCACGCCGTTCTGTGAGGTGAACAGCCTCACGCCGCAGAACAGTCGCTACCGGGTGAGCTGCCCGCTGCCCACGGGCAAGCAGGGCCGCCACCTCATCTATAACATCTGGCAGCGCTCTGACAGCCCGGAGGCCTTCTACGCGTGCATCGACGTGGACCTGGGCGCGACAACCCTCACGGACACGGGCTGGAAGGAGTTGGACACGGTGCAGGCCCGGGAAGAGCTGCCCGCGGGGAGCCGGGTGACGTTCCGGGTCTTCGACCGGGACGGCCGGGACGTGGAACTGCACGACTTGCGGCTGTCGGAGGAGAAGAACTCGGCGGCGAACTGGCTGATGCGTCTGGCCCAGCAGGTCAACGCCAGCTCGCGCTACGTGCGCGTGGGCTCGCTGGATGAGAAGGGCAAGATTCTCCCGGTCGAGGCGGCCCAGGGCAACATCGTCTATGCCCAGGAAGAAGGGTACCGCGTCCAGATCGACATCGAGAAGCCCACGCCCACGGAGCCCTGCAGCCACTGA
- a CDS encoding serine/threonine protein kinase, which produces MNPNALPADTLLGPWRVVSFQGQGAYGAVYRVEREAQAGAGPFALKLARHPLDPRFEREGELLSRICHPHVPRLLDRGWQVLPGGVPFPYLVMEWVEGTPLYAWASQQELTSRKVFQLLAQVARALEATHAVKGVHRDVKGDNVLVRMDGSAVLMDFGSGLYRGAEILTHQFPPPGTPQYQSPECQRFQWEARRLPRARYEAQPADDVYALGVTAYRLTVGEYPPECVAMQQTEEGFQFVPAEPVAPERRVSVSPELAALIRQMLSDEPALRGSATEVAQALEHAAEMSGPLADQPIRPVSKSLPQGLEPVPEVPRRRPRPPLLGLTGVRGLMVAVGVGLLTGGVWWAGTHLSWPGLQEERTSLGGHADAGPMDIAGELASQTEQSTVNMDVPQKPFPGQLRPPCDKPQVNINGGCWVQSADKTPPCGVRAYSWKDGCYSPILQLGRPPTSVQP; this is translated from the coding sequence GTGAATCCGAACGCACTTCCTGCTGATACCCTCCTCGGTCCTTGGCGCGTGGTGAGCTTCCAGGGCCAAGGCGCCTATGGCGCCGTCTACCGCGTGGAGCGCGAGGCACAAGCGGGCGCTGGGCCGTTTGCCTTGAAGCTGGCGCGTCACCCCCTGGACCCGCGCTTCGAGCGGGAAGGGGAGTTGCTCTCGCGCATCTGCCATCCCCATGTTCCGCGCCTCCTGGACCGAGGCTGGCAGGTACTTCCGGGCGGAGTGCCCTTTCCGTATCTGGTCATGGAGTGGGTGGAAGGAACGCCGCTGTACGCGTGGGCCTCCCAGCAGGAACTCACCTCACGGAAGGTGTTTCAACTCCTGGCGCAGGTGGCCCGGGCCTTGGAGGCCACGCACGCGGTGAAGGGGGTACACCGCGATGTCAAAGGCGACAACGTGCTGGTGCGGATGGATGGCAGCGCCGTGCTGATGGACTTTGGTTCAGGACTCTACCGGGGAGCGGAAATCCTGACCCACCAGTTTCCTCCCCCAGGCACGCCCCAGTACCAGAGTCCCGAATGTCAGCGCTTTCAATGGGAAGCGCGCCGTCTGCCCCGGGCCCGGTATGAGGCCCAGCCCGCGGATGATGTGTACGCGCTGGGCGTGACGGCCTACCGCCTCACAGTGGGCGAGTATCCGCCTGAGTGCGTGGCGATGCAGCAGACGGAGGAGGGGTTTCAATTCGTTCCGGCCGAGCCCGTGGCCCCCGAGCGCCGGGTGAGCGTGAGCCCGGAACTGGCCGCGCTCATCCGCCAGATGCTCTCGGACGAGCCAGCGCTCCGGGGAAGTGCGACCGAGGTTGCGCAGGCCTTGGAACATGCGGCGGAGATGTCTGGCCCCCTGGCGGATCAGCCCATCCGTCCCGTGTCAAAGTCGTTACCTCAGGGCCTGGAGCCAGTGCCCGAAGTGCCCCGCCGTCGGCCCCGTCCGCCGCTTTTGGGACTGACGGGGGTGAGAGGGCTCATGGTGGCAGTGGGCGTGGGCCTTCTTACCGGAGGCGTATGGTGGGCAGGCACTCACTTGTCGTGGCCGGGGCTCCAGGAGGAGCGCACGAGCTTGGGGGGACACGCGGACGCAGGGCCGATGGACATAGCAGGCGAGCTCGCGTCGCAGACAGAGCAGAGCACCGTCAACATGGATGTTCCCCAGAAGCCCTTTCCGGGGCAGTTGCGGCCTCCCTGTGACAAGCCGCAGGTCAACATCAACGGTGGATGCTGGGTGCAGTCCGCGGACAAGACACCTCCGTGCGGTGTTCGTGCCTACTCATGGAAGGACGGCTGTTACAGCCCCATCTTGCAACTCGGTCGTCCCCCGACGTCGGTTCAACCTTGA